A window of Leptospira licerasiae serovar Varillal str. VAR 010 contains these coding sequences:
- a CDS encoding tyrosine-type recombinase/integrase, whose protein sequence is MSIESNVIYLSSLYPKSEPKDQNFSLTENRLSEKTLTKLYLDFSEPETEEDYRNKALFLVMQELGLLAMEIVSLKLSNVSKGLSEQSYISYMGKCGKKKSSAISEASLNAVREYHEKFRIESDYFFVSRPRKNQKERKNLTTRGLQLIVNSWNARTLSGKLIHPQSLRNTVGQRLLTGTYP, encoded by the coding sequence ATGTCTATTGAATCAAATGTAATCTACCTATCCTCACTTTATCCTAAGTCCGAACCAAAGGATCAAAACTTCTCACTTACCGAAAATCGACTTTCAGAAAAAACACTTACGAAACTGTATCTTGATTTCTCTGAACCTGAAACAGAAGAAGACTATCGAAATAAGGCTCTCTTCCTTGTAATGCAGGAGTTAGGACTATTGGCTATGGAAATCGTCTCCTTAAAGCTCTCAAACGTGTCTAAAGGCCTCTCTGAGCAATCTTACATCAGTTATATGGGTAAATGTGGAAAAAAGAAATCTTCAGCTATTAGCGAAGCTTCTCTAAACGCTGTAAGGGAGTATCACGAAAAGTTCAGAATCGAATCTGACTATTTCTTTGTAAGCCGTCCGAGAAAAAACCAAAAAGAAAGGAAGAACCTTACAACTAGAGGTTTGCAATTGATTGTAAACTCTTGGAACGCTCGTACTCTTTCTGGAAAACTCATTCACCCTCAAAGCCTAAGAAACACCGTCGGTCAAAGACTATTGACCGGGACCTACCCCTAA